A genome region from Apus apus isolate bApuApu2 chromosome 2, bApuApu2.pri.cur, whole genome shotgun sequence includes the following:
- the DCAF13 gene encoding DDB1- and CUL4-associated factor 13, which yields MRVKVLSRNPDDYVRETKLDLQRVPRNYDPLLHPFEVPREYTRALNATKLERVFAKPFIGSLDGHRDGVNCIAKHPKSLSTVLSGACDGEVRIWNLTKRQCIRTIQAHEGFVRGMCARFCGTSFFTVGDDKTVKQWKMESPEYGEEEEPIHTILGKTVYTGIDHHWKEAVFATCGQQVDIWDEQRTSPMCSLTWGFDSISSVKFNPIETYLLGSCASDRNIVLYDMRKSTPLKKVILNMRTNALCWNPMEAFVFTAANEDYNLYTFDMRYLESPMVVHMDHVSAVLDVDYSPTGKEFVSASFDKSVRIFPVDKGHSREVYHTKRMQHVITVKWTSDSKYILCGSDEMNIRLWKANASEKLGVLAPREKAAMNYNQKLKEKFQYHPKIRRIAQHRHLPKSIYCQIKEQRIMREARRRKELNRRKHSKPGSMPFVSERKKHIVAVVK from the exons ATGCGGGTCAAGGTGCTGAGCCGCAACCCGGACGACTATGTCCGCGAGACCAAGCTGGACCTGCAGCGCG TTCCAAGAAACTATGACCCTTTATTGCATCCATTTGAGGTTCCACGGGAGTACACAAGAGCTCTGAATGCAACAAAGCTTGAACGTGTGTTTGCAAAACCCTTTATTGGCTCACTTGATGGCCACAGAGATGGAGTTAATTGCATTGCCAAACATCCAAAGAGTTTGTCTACAGTACTGTCTGGAGCTTGTGATGGAGAG GTCAGAATTTGGAACTTGACCAAACGACAGTGCATTCGTACTATACAAGCCCATGAAGGCTTTGTTCGAGGCATGTGTGCTCGTTTCTGTGGTACATCATTCTTTACT GTTGGTGATGACAAAACTGTGAAGCAGTGGAAAATGGAAAGCCCAGAAtatggagaagaagaagaacctATTCATACAATTCTTGGAAAG acagTGTATACAGGAATTGATCATCACTGGAAGGAAGCTGTTTTTGCCACCTGTGGCCAGCAAGTGGACATTTGGGATGAGCAAAGGACAAGTCCCATGTGTTCTCTGACATGGGGTTTTGATAGCATAAGCAGTGTAAAATTTAATCCCATTGAG acctACCTTTTGGGAAGCTGTGCTTCTGACAGAAATATTGTACTATATGATATGAGAAAATCAACTCCATTAAAGAAg GTTATCTTGAACATGAGGACAAATGCACTGTGTTGGAACCCCATGGAAGCTTTCGTTTTTACTGCAGCAAATGAAGATTACAA CCTATATACTTTTGATATGCGCTACCTGGAATCACCTATGGTGGTGCATATGGATCACGTGTCTGCTGTTCTCGACGTGGATTATTCACCCACTGGGAAAGAGTTCGTCTCAGCCAGCTTTGATAAGTCTGTCCGCATTTTTCCTGTAGACAAAGGTCACAGCAG GGAGGTGTATCATACCAAGCGAATGCAGCACGTCATCACTGTAAAATGGACTTCAGATAGCAAATATATTCTGTGTGGCTCAGATGAGATGAATATTCGTCTGTGGAAAGCTaatgcttctgaaaagctgGGAGTG CTTGCACCACGAGAGAAGGCAGCTATGAATTACAACcagaagctgaaggagaagtTCCAGTATCACCCAAAGATCAGACGCATAGCTCAGCACCGTCACTTGCCTAAAAGCATATATTGCCAAATCAAGGAGCAACGGATCATGAGAGAAGCTCGTCGGCGAAA GGAACTGAATCGTCGTAAGCACAGCAAACCAGGATCTATGCCGTTTGtttcagagaggaagaaacatATTGTGGCAGTagtaaaataa